One Methylophilus sp. TWE2 DNA segment encodes these proteins:
- the lplT gene encoding lysophospholipid transporter LplT, whose protein sequence is MVKGFYTLLIAQFLSAIADNALLFAAIALLAKLNAPSWHEPLLREFFVISYILLAPFVGPFADALPKGRVMFLSNGLKFIGCFMALIGVPPLYAYAMVGVGAAAYSPAKYGILTEMLPSHLLIKANAWMEGTTVTAIILGPVLGSTLSANNPYIGIAFIMLLYLLAAGFNYYIPKVPIDHQVEQKTLRFLLKDFWHAFITLWKDPQGQVSLAVTTLFWGAGATLQFVVLQWADIRLGFSQQQATYLIAILAVGIAVGSVVASRYVQLENAVKVLPAGIYMGILVMSMIVIHSPILAGVLLFVIGILSGYFLVPLNSLLQHRGHHLLGAGHSIAVQNFNENIGILLLLGAYTWMVGAKLDINTIVAIFGVFIIISMSLITLVYRKQIKH, encoded by the coding sequence ATGGTTAAAGGCTTTTATACCTTACTGATTGCCCAATTCCTATCGGCAATCGCAGACAATGCGCTCCTGTTTGCAGCGATTGCCTTGCTGGCCAAACTTAACGCGCCTAGCTGGCACGAACCGTTGCTGCGGGAGTTCTTCGTCATCTCCTACATCCTGCTGGCGCCTTTTGTCGGCCCATTTGCCGATGCCCTGCCCAAAGGACGCGTCATGTTCCTGAGCAATGGTCTGAAGTTTATTGGCTGTTTCATGGCACTGATAGGCGTACCCCCTCTGTATGCCTATGCCATGGTTGGTGTTGGTGCGGCAGCTTACTCCCCTGCCAAATACGGCATCCTCACGGAGATGCTCCCCTCCCACTTGCTGATCAAAGCTAATGCATGGATGGAAGGCACGACTGTGACCGCCATTATCCTGGGGCCAGTGCTTGGATCCACCCTTTCAGCCAACAACCCCTACATCGGTATCGCATTCATCATGCTGCTGTATTTACTTGCGGCCGGGTTTAATTATTACATTCCCAAAGTACCTATCGACCATCAAGTTGAACAAAAGACCTTGCGGTTTTTACTCAAAGACTTCTGGCACGCGTTTATTACACTCTGGAAAGATCCACAAGGCCAAGTTTCGCTGGCAGTGACAACATTGTTTTGGGGCGCAGGTGCCACATTACAATTTGTCGTATTGCAGTGGGCAGATATCAGGCTAGGCTTTTCACAGCAGCAAGCCACATATCTGATTGCCATTCTGGCAGTCGGTATCGCAGTTGGCTCGGTGGTTGCATCGCGTTATGTCCAATTGGAAAACGCGGTCAAGGTCCTGCCTGCCGGTATTTATATGGGAATACTGGTCATGAGCATGATAGTCATCCACAGCCCCATCCTTGCAGGAGTATTACTCTTCGTCATCGGCATCCTGTCAGGTTATTTTCTGGTACCGCTGAACTCCCTTTTACAGCATAGAGGACATCATTTACTGGGTGCCGGGCATTCAATTGCCGTGCAAAACTTTAACGAAAACATAGGCATACTGCTACTATTGGGCGCTTACACCTGGATGGTAGGTGCCAAACTTGACATCAATACCATCGTGGCTATCTTCGGCGTATTTATTATTATAAGCATGTCCCTCATTACATTGGTCTACCGAAAACAGATTAAACATTGA
- a CDS encoding NAD(P)/FAD-dependent oxidoreductase, producing the protein MSVTDENDLHHVIIVGGGAGGLELATKLGDSLGKKKKARITLIDATRTHVWKPLLHEIAAGSMDPDRHELEYLAQAHWHHFKFRLGRMDGLDRSTREVFLAPVYDEDGNEIIARRSFKYDTLIIAVGSTTNDFGIKGAREYSMALDTQEQAQKFHRYLHNALLRAQTQPEPLKPGQLEVAIVGAGATGVELAAELHNTTRELAAYGLDKIDADRDVKISLIEASDRILPALPPKLSYAVDVELRKLRVNVFTGERVTEVSPKGITTHSGRTIPAELVVWAAGIKAPDFLKDIDGLETNRINQLVVNQNLQTTRDENIFAFGDCAACPWLGHDTTVPPRAQAAHQQSSLLVKTVKARVAGKSQLPEFHYHDYGSLVNLGKYSTVGSLMGAVAGGSMYIQGLFARVMYRSLYKMHLMALHGIFAVIVHTIGRIISRRTEPHVKLH; encoded by the coding sequence GTGAGCGTAACAGACGAAAATGATTTACACCATGTCATCATTGTTGGTGGCGGTGCTGGTGGCCTGGAATTAGCGACCAAACTGGGTGATTCACTGGGCAAAAAGAAAAAAGCCCGTATTACGCTGATAGATGCCACCAGGACCCATGTTTGGAAGCCATTGCTGCATGAAATCGCAGCTGGCAGCATGGACCCGGATCGGCATGAGCTGGAGTATTTGGCTCAGGCACACTGGCATCATTTTAAATTCCGTCTGGGACGTATGGATGGCCTGGATCGTAGCACTCGAGAAGTGTTCCTGGCACCAGTTTATGACGAAGATGGTAATGAGATTATTGCGCGCCGTTCATTTAAATACGATACATTGATTATTGCAGTGGGAAGTACGACCAATGATTTCGGGATCAAAGGCGCGCGTGAGTATTCGATGGCCTTGGATACCCAGGAACAAGCGCAGAAATTCCATCGATATCTGCATAATGCCTTATTGCGTGCCCAGACACAGCCAGAGCCGTTGAAACCCGGCCAGCTGGAAGTTGCGATTGTAGGTGCCGGAGCTACCGGTGTTGAGCTTGCCGCTGAGCTACACAACACCACACGTGAGCTGGCCGCTTATGGTCTGGACAAAATTGACGCAGACCGTGATGTTAAGATCTCACTGATTGAAGCTAGTGACCGAATACTACCTGCCCTGCCGCCAAAATTATCTTATGCGGTAGATGTCGAGTTACGCAAGTTGCGCGTCAACGTGTTTACCGGTGAGCGTGTCACTGAGGTCTCACCCAAAGGCATCACAACGCACAGTGGCCGTACAATTCCGGCTGAACTGGTGGTATGGGCGGCGGGGATCAAGGCACCTGACTTTCTGAAGGATATTGATGGTTTGGAAACTAACAGAATTAATCAGTTGGTTGTAAACCAAAACCTGCAAACGACACGTGATGAAAATATTTTTGCGTTTGGTGATTGTGCTGCTTGTCCATGGTTGGGGCATGATACGACGGTCCCGCCACGTGCTCAGGCCGCACATCAGCAGTCTTCCTTGCTGGTAAAAACAGTGAAGGCACGTGTCGCTGGTAAATCACAATTGCCGGAGTTCCATTACCATGATTACGGTTCATTGGTGAACCTGGGTAAATACTCAACGGTAGGTAGCCTGATGGGGGCTGTGGCTGGTGGCAGCATGTATATTCAAGGGCTGTTTGCGCGTGTGATGTATCGCTCGTTATACAAAATGCACTTGATGGCTTTGCATGGCATTTTTGCTGTGATTGTACATACCATAGGCCGTATCATTTCAAGACGCACTGAGCCGCATGTAAAACTGCACTAA
- a CDS encoding cytochrome c yields MRNMLLMALLATLVVACSKDGQSSGAAADTGGDVKAIQFVTTQDGQPLEIDQKMFDTPAAKEFLATGKNPYIGNEEAIKEGKKKFNLFSCVACHGGHGEGAVGPGLIGENFRYAKNATNKGMFETIWHGTNGGMGAKGFGLMAPDDGLKPDDVLKVIAFIRSHAKITGNE; encoded by the coding sequence ATGAGAAATATGCTTTTAATGGCGTTGCTGGCGACATTGGTGGTGGCATGTAGTAAGGATGGCCAATCATCTGGTGCAGCTGCGGATACAGGTGGCGATGTGAAGGCTATCCAGTTTGTGACAACGCAGGATGGTCAGCCTCTGGAAATTGATCAAAAAATGTTTGATACACCGGCCGCCAAGGAATTTTTGGCTACTGGTAAAAACCCTTATATTGGCAACGAAGAGGCCATCAAAGAAGGGAAGAAAAAGTTTAACCTGTTTTCGTGTGTGGCTTGCCACGGTGGACACGGTGAAGGCGCAGTGGGACCTGGCTTGATAGGTGAGAATTTCCGCTACGCTAAAAATGCAACCAATAAAGGTATGTTTGAAACCATTTGGCATGGCACCAATGGTGGGATGGGTGCGAAAGGATTTGGCCTGATGGCACCCGATGATGGATTGAAGCCAGATGATGTATTGAAAGTCATCGCCTTTATCCGTAGCCATGCCAAAATTACTGGTAACGAATAA
- a CDS encoding cytochrome c: MLGNTFKSALLISLMAFATGAMADITFSATQDGSTINIDKAMFDTDAAKEFLATGKNPYIGNDEAIKKGKKIFNLYSCVACHGGKGEGAVGPGLIGANFRYAKNATNKGMFETIWHGTNGGMGAKGYGLMAPDDGIKPDELLKVIAYIRSNSNVGTTGNE, encoded by the coding sequence ATGTTAGGCAACACTTTTAAATCAGCATTGTTGATTTCCTTGATGGCATTTGCCACGGGTGCAATGGCTGATATTACATTTTCAGCTACTCAAGACGGCTCAACCATCAACATCGACAAAGCAATGTTTGATACAGACGCTGCTAAAGAATTCTTGGCGACTGGTAAAAACCCATACATCGGTAACGATGAAGCCATTAAAAAAGGCAAGAAAATTTTCAACCTGTATTCCTGCGTCGCCTGTCATGGTGGTAAAGGTGAAGGTGCTGTCGGTCCAGGCTTGATCGGTGCAAACTTCCGTTATGCGAAAAACGCAACTAACAAAGGGATGTTTGAAACTATCTGGCACGGCACTAACGGTGGTATGGGTGCTAAAGGCTATGGCTTGATGGCTCCAGATGATGGTATTAAACCAGATGAATTGCTGAAGGTGATTGCTTACATTCGTAGCAACAGCAATGTAGGCACGACAGGTAACGAGTAA
- a CDS encoding quinoprotein dehydrogenase-associated putative ABC transporter substrate-binding protein encodes MRITWNILGAFAMMFATQSVVFAEEIDIPSINPDEGRIGEIRRVADESEFKVCSDPDNMPYSNIKLEGFEDKIAKVLADDLGKKLTFQYAYNRQGFLRNTINAMRCDVIIGMTSDFDGLRTSKPYYRSGHVFVWRKDSNYDINNWDSPDLKKGIIGIVDKSPATIPLNDYGLMTNARPYRLQRDLNLPTSFIIDDLVKGDIDVAVMWGPIAGYFAKQSKVPLEVRLIPEYNKVNLKGKEYWNISVAVRMKDKDRIKMINEALERNKDKIDAILKDYGIPTVPVVEGDSVYKK; translated from the coding sequence ATGAGAATTACATGGAATATTCTGGGTGCGTTTGCGATGATGTTTGCCACACAAAGTGTGGTGTTTGCTGAAGAAATTGATATCCCGTCCATTAACCCGGACGAAGGCCGTATTGGTGAAATACGTCGTGTCGCGGATGAGTCAGAGTTCAAGGTCTGTTCAGACCCGGATAATATGCCATACTCCAATATCAAGCTGGAAGGCTTTGAAGACAAGATCGCTAAAGTACTGGCTGATGATCTCGGTAAGAAATTGACCTTTCAATATGCATACAATCGCCAGGGCTTTTTGCGTAATACCATCAATGCGATGCGATGTGATGTGATTATCGGTATGACCTCTGACTTTGATGGCTTGAGAACCTCCAAACCTTACTATCGTTCCGGCCATGTGTTTGTCTGGCGTAAAGACAGTAACTACGACATTAATAACTGGGATTCCCCAGATCTGAAAAAGGGCATCATTGGTATTGTTGACAAGAGTCCAGCAACTATTCCTTTGAATGATTATGGTTTGATGACGAATGCACGCCCATATCGTTTGCAACGTGACCTGAATTTACCCACCAGCTTTATTATTGATGATCTGGTCAAAGGTGATATTGATGTTGCTGTGATGTGGGGGCCGATTGCAGGTTATTTTGCCAAGCAATCAAAAGTGCCTTTAGAGGTGCGCCTGATTCCTGAATACAACAAGGTGAACCTCAAGGGTAAAGAATACTGGAACATTTCGGTTGCCGTGCGTATGAAGGACAAGGATCGTATCAAGATGATCAACGAAGCGCTCGAGCGTAATAAGGACAAGATTGATGCGATCCTGAAAGATTACGGCATTCCAACTGTGCCAGTAGTTGAAGGTGATAGTGTGTATAAAAAGTAA